The sequence ttgtcatgcagcaaaatcagtttgtcatgtctaccttcccattccggccgcttttctttgaaagctcgattcaaacgcctTAGCTGCAGTCTGTAACAATCGCCAGTGATAGTTtgagatggtttaaggagttaaAAATAGGTGACACCCTTCTactcccaccagatgcacaacataacctttgaagcatgaatatttcttTTCGCTGTCAATGGACCTGATTCATTTGGCAGGCTTCAACTTTTTCgccgcttagggttatcataatagataaatttttcattgccagtgacgatgcgatgcagaaaaccttttcttttttgccgctcaagaagcatctcacacgttcCCAAACGTCTcccgatatccctctccttcactTGATATGACACCCAGTTAACTGCTTTCTGTACGATTCCTATCgcatgcaaacgtttaccgacggttgatctgtcaatatCCAACTCTTTAGGCATATCATCCAGGGTTCGACACGCGTCTTTATACAATAATTGTTGTATATAGTTgaatatcttcgaattttttcgatgCGCTCACGCAATCTTtgtcactcacgtcgaaattgctactttggaagctttgaaaccactctttacattATGTTATCGGGCGTGAgtgccgtaaatattgatcagtaAACGACACGTTTCAGttgtacttttctttaaaaggtaataatgaagaatGATTTTCCGGAAATGCTGtgttttcgggacgaacgtttTTTAGCGTTAGATTAAAATGGacctttacgcttcaaacgaatttcAAGTACTGCGATCGAgtcctcacatatacaccttcaaatcaacAGAATATTGGTAGAGCGAGCGCAAAAaaagtatcagcagcgacacctcctTTACGAGGGCGGATACCTATCCCCATGCCGCAAAAAATTCTGCGgtcttttaaactaaaaaaaaattgtttttgtatatttaagtttttaaaataactgtGCATACATTCCTTAATTGCagttaaaaattaacaattggTGTATGCTCAAAGAAGCTTGACAGGAAACTCATTTTTTGTTggggaatattaaaataaattatttcaaagccagatacaaaatattttttttttttgttttgttgtttcatcgttttgagagttttcattttatagaaaaaaaatcctttttttgtagctttactaaataaaattctactgcattttaaatataaatacaaaatttcctATATTAAACTTTCATATAGCCCTTTAAATATTACTTCGAAAATTCCTTATTAATTAATAGTTCTCTTTCTAACTCTGACACCCAAATAGACAGCTGCATATCTGCTCCACTTCTGAAATTCATTATAGCGCCTCCataaaaaggagaaaagtaCTACACCCACCGAATATATTAATCATTTACGCCTCAGCCTGTTCATAACACgcaacattaataattttttcaacccCTCACTCACTCACCGCCCTGAAGTAAAACGGTAACCATAGCTCCCTTCATAGCAGTCCGTTCACTTCGCTTATCCACCACACAGGCATTTCCGTCCACAGCGTAACAGTTTTGAAATGTTATCTACACCCGTTTGAAATGCTGTTTCGTGTGCATTTGTGTGTGCTTTTGTATATCGTTAATAAATTTGGGGTTAAAATTGCTATCAACTGAAAGTCATCAGCTAAAGTTTGttctattttctatttaaagTGGTCAGGCGCCTAAAAGCATGCTTTCGTAGAATGCTTTGGCACTTTGCTGAAGTTCTCTATTTGTTCTATGTATGGACTGAGTAAtggcaacaaaaaacaaaaacgctgaAAATCTTAACTTGATTTAATTAGATTTATTCAAGTCAATTAGGGAAGGGCGAAAATCAAATTCATGCTTTAAAAATCTGTGTCTTCATTAATGTTTGAGTAGAAATTCTAAACTTCAAGGATTCAATGTTGTCGAATAAAGGGTTAATGATAATCTAAATAAAGCTTATTTGTAAGTGCATTAGGACGGATTCTGTTACACATTCCattcatattaaatttctaTCCTTAaagtagataaataaataaaaatgtttgcacaACTTTATTGTACACATCTACGTTTATACGGATGTGTGTGAAATCGTTTTTGATCCCTCAAGGTATCGTATTACTAATATGAATGCCACGCAAGTCAAAGGGGTTGTATTGGacgatgttaaataaaaaataaaaacattaaaaaaataatatgaatagtaatagtaatagaagctgttcaatttggCTGAATTCGACTACACATTAAGCTCATCTGAGTGAAATTATGCTCCTGATTTGGACCATTCCCTGCCATGTGGAGCTGTCTGTAGTCTACtgagtaattatttttaagtaggAATGAAGTTCTATTGTGCTATAGtcagtaaaaaattttgttcattttgcaaaataaataaatatatagaaGTCTATAAGATTATACACTCGTGGCCACGCAAACCTTACTACCTCACTTTATGCAATTCCTGCCGTTTAACTTACCAAATCTTTCTCAAGATTAGAACATctacaaaatagaaaataatgcttcagaaatgaatgttttttaagaaaaaattagtagtttttaaccaagaatgatagaaagaagattgcgcctaCCAgggagtgcgtgacgtcacgtttttctgagttgtgcagtattgccaaccatttgctcttcgcaataaatttagtgtttttttatacccaaaatgcgaaaattttgaagtttcgtgtttgtttctttctttttttaatttaaagctaccgaaactttaagttaaacaaaaactgtattaatatacaaaagaaggttaagaaaggccactctgagaagattttagtgctaataaaaattagttcttataaaatttgatattttgaaagtgtaaatttaattttttactccttttaaggttatgcaagaatatcaAATGTCTCTCAaatcttcttaagattgaaaacctttttatacattttaaaaggcgtttgaatttactgaatgcggattaaaaccatagaggtgtaatcgtttcttccggtcatcaatccttagagggacatagggcatcaagaggtatatccattgtaaaaataagtcacgaaataccagaaaataccaaAGAAGTGTAGAGTACCTTATTATTACATAAccgcaaatatagcaaaaaaagtcgttcccttaacaaatgagtatcgcttaacaaaaaaaaactgataaattcaattgtacataagcataacacatttatttaaaaaaaacgcacgttctaaagacaatttgtcacgcatacagagttctttaagtgattcaataaaaactgggtgttttattttctttaaatgggcattttagtgcgtttttatatccaaagctaggcaacactgcagtagcgagagagagatttgactgccgaaagcagaagaacaccaacaacaactacaatcgcgggcaatgctaccagatgttaaaaaaagtaaagctaaataaaacagcgaattatttaaataaatattaaaaaatgtatattttacaaaattgtaaacattacattttaattagaacaggctagaaaaatctcatgaagaaagaactaaaactccgagactaaataacaaaaaaaaacgctaaatcaagttacaaaAATGGTAATCTGACCATATTGGTGCTAAaaccacgtaactcattgtcaaattcgctgagtgcAAAGTAACGCGActacgataggcgccatctcattattcttttcaTCATGGTTTTGAActatgaatataatttttcttttataggcATATGAGAGCTTTTATTacgcaatcaatttttttcaaaatctgagtagcatttgcatttgttttcgatataaaaaatgtataaatattttattaaatgctcTAATATGCAGTAGAGCCGTCTTTGGCGGTAATAACTGCTTGGACCCGGGCAGGTATTGAAGTATAgagatttttaagaatttcgtTTAGAATTTCCTACCCCCATAACTAATTAAGTACATTTTTCAGTTCTGTCTTAGAGTTTGGTCTGTGCTTAATCGTGTTCAAGTCGGGAGAAGTTCCTTGCCCCGCCAAAATGGTGACCAATTACACTTCTTTACCATAAACATGGGAATATATCATTGATTAAATACCGTATAAAAACTTACTGATTTAGGCCCATGACGTGGTGTGGAGTGGTCCTGACAGATGACCGCAAGAGTGTGCTCATATTGCTCTTCTACGACAGGAACGATACAAATGGTTGCAATGCAAATTAAACCTGCTTTCATTAAAAGTGGTTTTTGTTCGAGTTTCCTTGCATTAAAGCCGCATTCCTGCAGTCTCTTGAGTTTTTAAAGCTATCCTTTAAACAAATCTTACGAATAACACAATCTGTTCGATGAGATGTTAGTTCCCACTCTACTCCGACGCTCAAAACGATCATCctggttctttttttttttgtttttttttttgaggaaatttaTTACTGTTAGACGGCTACATCCAACTTTTCCCGCTATCTCACGAATAGGCattcgttatttttttaaagtaaaaaatgatcAATTTTTGATCACGAAATAACTGCTTATATTTAGCGCAATTTTTTAAGTCGTTATATTTAATGCGCGATTTCTCACAAACTactaaaaaacatttgtcaatattttgtacttcaatttcaaataaaagcacttgtttaaatcaaaataaaaatgtaaatcatTTCGACCAGAGCCGCTATAACTGCAGTTCAAATgcatatttacacaaaaaaatgtactgGTAAGGTTTGCTTGGCCAagggtatatatataaaagcctggatatttagtattattttgctaaaacttgTTTTACTGAGCTATAAATTTACTGTCAATAATTTGGTTGAAAACTTTCCATTACTTTGTAACACAGTTCGTCTCGCCCCAGAGAGAGAAAAACAATAGTTCCAAATCACAAGATTTCGCAAGTGGCAAGAATTCGTTGATTCGTGAGACAATGCCATCTAGAAGCTTTGTTCGCTATAGGGCCATTGTCCTATGCGCAGTGTAACAAGTTGCATTGTTATGTTGACATTACTTATTGTTGAAGTCCATGTTATCTTATTTAGGGCATAAACAGTTTGTTATCATGTCACGATAACGTTTACCGTTCATCAGCGTTAGCGGCATCATTTTCGAAGAAGCGCTGTTTAATGAATCTAACAGCCTTAAAGCTACACCCAAAAGTAACTGGTTGTGGGTGCTTAGTTTCCTTTGAATGACATTTGAGTTTTTAGTATCTGAAATGAGGCAGTTGTAGTTCTTAACATATCTCAAGAACCAGTAccatattctgaaaaaaaagatGTCAATAATAATTGCTGCCAAAAATCTGCGTCACCCTTGATTCGCCCTATACCGCCTATGTGAATTCCTAGCCTACTTAGATCCAGCCTTGGAAGTGTTTGATACAACTGCTGAGGTGGCTAACTCTATTGTTTAACGACAAAAGAAGATAAGACGAAAAAACTACAAATATATCTTACCGACAACAGTCAGTCAAATAGAGCCACGCTTCGCGTCCAAAAGTGACAACACAAAGTGCTTTGGTTTGATTTCGTTGCACTGCGATTATACTGAGCTAAGTTAGCCAAGCAAATGGGAGAGATatcggttttccaataacaggtgttattttgaatagcccgctatttcggtagatgtcacttttgaagctgtcattttttgatatttgacaagtggaAACTACGCCATTACTACGCACAACGCAttggaattattaaaattggtgaaaatttggcagagacggtttaTAAGACTCTaatatttttgggtcatcgtgcagcaccttgtcggatcgcaatacagaaattggtgaacaaattcgagctATTGGGGtaagttagtgatgtgaggaATAAAACCTGTGCACGTCGCTtaaaacagccgaaaatattgttcTTCCGCtttgttctttggaattaggcattcctcAAACTTCATtacaccatattttgcataaagatttgggtctaaaggcttataaagtccagttaacacaagaactcaagccgacgGGTCATCAAAAACGTCGTGTCTTTGATGATTGAGtcattgaaatgcatgaaagtgGTCCGGAATTCCACCGAAAagtcatcttgagtgatgaggcccattttcacctcggtggcttcgccaacaagcaaaattgtcggatctggggctcagaaagtcCAAGAGTTTtggttgaaaagcctctctatcctcaacgtgtgactgtttggtggtgcggtttatggtccagcGGAGTCACTGAactttactttttcaaaaatgaagctggagcaacagttacggtgaatggattgtgctatcaagagatgattaacgacaacatctggacaacatttattttcaacaagacggcgctacgtgccacacaagcaacgaaactattgaccttttacgggaataacacctcttattggaaaaccctttatttagctGTGCAAGATTCAGTCTCATCCGACTACTAATCTTTTGGTTTGGGACTTGCGTTCAGAGCAGAACTGCCTTTGTtaggaaaatatgaaaaatgtttcattgaatacaaaatatttgtagGTATTTGGAAGATGATCAGCCAATGCTACAGAATGATTCCGTTTCACGGCTTCGTTTACCGATACTCCTCTTGCCCATTTTCTGCAACTTTATTGCCCGTAATATCACGAGGTAAAGGTCCGaaaatcttctgcagaatctttctctcaaacactccaagtgccacctcatcggatgttgtatcgtccaagcttctgtgccatataATAGGAAGCGCATATTAAGAGGTATATAAAGTGTGATTTTTGTtcttcgagagaggactttagtaCCCAGTCTTGCAGTTTTCGTCTAGACTTGCAGATTgataatttgtagattcaatcTCAAAGCTGAATCTGTTACTTTGAAAACTTTCAAATTATGTAATATTATATGTTATCAGgcacttaagaaatttattttataaaaatttacctacttatatatatgtatgtagtacagGGTTGTCCATGCAGTAGTTTTTTAatcatatcgcaccctaaatgcaaaaggggcacaactcaaaattttccacactcgagcttgacttgtttacagtagcacagaaaacaaactatgtgacatatctcgctgaaatttgccatgtaagcttataacagtcctaccaaaaaacaaaaaaattatttttgccatatgtcatccgcggaccgttttattgataacgtctcgttcatatttgagcagaagtacattttgagttgtgagctttttgtatttagggtgcgatatgttcccCTTACAGTGACAGCTTTTTCCAGATACGGTTATCAAGAAGCCAATGCATCCCCAGAGATTGAGAGCTTGATGCGGATTTTAGGGCAGTGGACCAAttaccatttttctttgaaaatgctaCTGAAAACTCCTTTTCAGTCAACCGTCAGCAGTATAGaggcatgataaacgattttttgtggccggATATACAAGATATGGactttaacaatttttggtTTCACCACGATGGCGCGCAATGCCACACAGTCCACATCACAATCGATCTTTTTCGCCCACCAAGTTCGGTAATGGTGTCATCGGCCGTAggggcgatgtcaattggtgcTTTCGGAGCTGCGGTTTGACGTCATTAGTAAGATGCCGTAAAGAATCGATGCTAATATCTAGTATGCGCTACTTCGAAGACAGTTGCGGCAGTATCGTGAATGAAATCGTGTTCCATAATTTATGCGAACGTTTGCTCTTTCGAATAAACCAACAATGTAccgaaaaaatttacttttgttagttttatgaattcttaaaaataaattactgtATGGACGACCTTGCATATCACATTTTAAATGTTTCACAATACCCCATAATTCCAAACATCCCtcccttttctttttaattccaACAAAACTCGGAACTGACAAATCGCACTTTCTTTCAAAATCTGtcctataaaacaaaatataataatattatcttttaataaaaataaaaatttaaataattaataattacgcACCATGCCAAATCTAGATATCTTTAAGCGAACCTGTACAAAGGCTCTCCAAGTATGGAAAGAAGTAGATGTTACCCAAGCCGAAGTTGACGACGAACCAGACGAGGAACCTGAGGCTGAAGAAGAGCAGCTCGAGGAGTTACCAGTGGATGAAGAACTTGATTGCTGCAAAGTTATGGCCGAATTGGAGTGCATGAAACGGCGCATACAAAAACTACAGCTTCGTCTCAAGACGGATGATGTCTGCGAGCCAGAACCTTGCATTAATCTTGAGATTGAATTGAGTTGCTCTAATAATCCGGAAATCTGTGCGCTACAAAAGAATCATCACAAATTACAATGTCAAATCAGTGAGCTCATAAGTTGTTGCAATGTAGCCAAGGATCAAATAGAAGAGTTGCGTGCACGTATGTGCCAGAAGTCACGCGAGATCTTAGACCTGCAGAAGGCAGTGTGTCTATTGGAGACTTGGCGGAATAAATTACAACATGAATTCGGAGTCTGTTATGAACGTTTTCAATACTTGAAGCACGTGAAAGCCGAATGGGAAGATGTGGAAAAGAAGATTGAAGAACAGAAGCGTTGCTATAAAGAGTTGGAAGACAGTTTTGTGCCGAAAGTGTGCTTCTTGAGGGAAAAACGTCAATTTATTGATGAAATTGAGGAATTGCGTGAACTGCTCCAGGAGATGTTTCACATGCAGACGTCAAGGGTCGATACATTAGAGCAACGTATGGCCAGCATTGAGACGACTATGAAATGAAaacggaaaaatattaaattgtagAAGTAGTGATGCATTTTTTCTGCATCAAAATTAtattagatacattttttgtgtttttttttttttgctctttaaGCTACTcgcaacaaaatcaaatttcctGCACTAATTAAATTCTGCTGGGATTAAAAATACTTAGAGCGCTCAATCTAATTTGCCTGCCTCATCAGCTAGCGCGGTCAGTGGAGGAATTAATATACTTACAACATTTCAATTAGGTCGAAATTTATTTAGCAGCACTTAATGCCACTTTATACGGCGCATTTCACTCAGCATTCGGTCTACTTGAAGTAGTAATTTCCATTCAACCGTAACAACTTTcacaataaaatttaactttttctcttCCTCAGCATTTAATTGCTCCCATTTTACGTTCgcgttttaatttcttttgttggTTATGTTTTGTGCCAACCCAGTCCTGCCCTGCCCTGCTCTCTCATGCACTTATACGAATTTGTGCGCTTTACTAGCAAATCTTTTCTGCTCACTTACTCACTGGCCCTTTTATCTCTTCCCAGTCAGTTTTCAAAGtgctttcactttttattttatttctaaactGTGCTGGAGTTCGCTTTTAATTGCCTTCAATTGCCTCCCAATTAGGTTTATTAGAGCTTGAAATTGTTTATCGTACTTTGGTGGGTCATTTAATCAATGCCGCAATAAGAATTAGAATTCTAGGCTTCGCAAAACTTTGTGCAAAGATATATAGAAATATAtggtagtttttcttttttctttgtgacTACTTACGCAATTAAACTTTTTAAGAAAGCAGTAAAGTTTTGTTTGGTTTCTTGCAGTTGGATTAGGTTAGGGAGAATGCTCACTTTGCGAGGGTCCACTTGGACGAATGTAAAAAATGTGCGTTACTATTGTGAGAGAAAGGCAGAGAAGAAAGGGTAGGAGAAAGGGAATTACGCTTGGGGTTTATGGGGAAGAAGACCGAGCGATGACTACGCACGGTTGTGTTAATCGTTTCTGATTACTACTGATGAATTCGTCAGGTGTATGATATCTAAGCTTGCTATATAGGTGCAGCAATTAGTGACAACAAAGCATCTGGGCCCGATGGCATACCGAATGCGGCATATAAAGCGGCGGTGTACTCAAATCCGGCCGTGTTTGTAAACCTGTATAATTTGTGCCTGACCGAAGGTGCATTCCCAAAGAGGTGGAAAAAGCAGCGTCTAGTACTACTACTAAAAGCGGGAAAGCAGCCGGCTCAGCCATCGTCATACAGACCGCTGTGGATGCTCGATACCGTTGGGAAGGTATTCGAAAGAATAATAAGCGAAAGATTACGAGAGTATCTGGAGGGGCCAGGAGGTCTCTCAGACAATCAGTTCGGTTTTCGTAGAGCCAGATCTACTGTTGATGCAATAGGGATGGTAgtttatttggccaaaaaggctattaataaattcaataacaCCAGAGCGACGAAAAAATGTGCAGTTATAACATTAGAcataaaaaacgcatttaatacGGCCaattgagaaaatattttgaatgcacTAAGTAGCTTCTCGGTACCAAAGTATCTCATTAGAATCATCCGCAGCTACTTAAACCAGATAGTACTGCAGTATGATACAGAGGAGGGTCCAAAGAGCTATAGCGTGACGGGTGGTGTACCGCAAGGATCTGTTCTTGGACCAACCCTATGGAACGCTATATATAATGGCATTCTTAAAATCGAAATGCCCGCTAATACAACCATAGTAGGATACGCCGACGATATCGCACTGGTAGTGATTGATAAGCACATAGACAGATTGCAACATGTATGTAATGATGCCATAACAAGAATACAAAGCTGGTTGAATAACACCAGCCTGAAACTAGCTGCCCAAAAAACAGAACTGGTGCAGATCAGCAGGAAGCACAGCTGTCAATATCAGTTGCTTTTCACGATATAGAGTCCCAGAAGGCTATAAAATATCTTGGCGTGTACATTGATGCCAGACTAACATTCAGGGAACATCTTAAAAATGTAAGTGTGAAGGCGACAAAGGTTAACAACGCACTTATGGGCATGCTACCGAACTTAGGAGGACCACAGGGTTCCAGgagaaaaattctttccacTGTGACAGACTCCATAATGTTGTACGCCTCTCCAATCTGGGCGGAAGCAAAAAAGTTCCATTCTAAAGAACTCCTGCAGGTCAGTAGAATAAGTGCGTTGAGGACCGCATGTGCCTATAGAACGGTGTCGGACGATGCAATCTGCGTCATAGCTTGCAAAATGCCTATAAACATCCGGGCAAACTTACAGAAGAGGTTGTACTGCTCGCAAGGTATGAAGCCGGCAGACGAATTCAAACAAGCAGAACATTCTACCTCGATAGCTGATTGGCAATCAAAGTGGGATCAGTCATCAAAAGGCGCCGGTGGACGCATAGGTTGATCCCACGGATTAACGAGTGGATCTTTCGGAAACACGGATACGTTGATTTCTTCCTAACGCAGCTATTAGCTGGTAGCCCTTATTGTCCAGAGTGCTTGGACGAAGAGGAGACGGTCGAACCTGTGGCCTTCTATTGAAGCAGGTTCGTTAAGGAACGCGAGAACCTATCAAGAATAACTGGTGTGTTTCTGACTCCCACTAACCTAGTCCCACAAATGTTTGagtcgaatgaaaaatggagACCAGTGCAAGTTTTTGTAACTCGAATTATTGTGGAACTTCGCAACATTGATTGGAAGCGAAGGAACGACGCGAGACGAACGCGGCAGTAACCACAACTGTCGTATTGATAAAAAGCAGCAAGACGAACAGTAGACTAATATAACTGACGATTATTGCTCACGATGACCTCCAGACGTAATTACCAAAACGGTATCCCTTAAGGATGAACCGTCGGATTTGAGGTGATTTTAGTGGCTTTAaagtcccaaaaaaaaaaaaaatatgtgcagcaaaaaattttGAGCCTAGATGTCTCCAGATGGCTGAGGAGGAGGTGATGATTTGACCTCATTCTTAAGACAGTTACCGCAGAAGGACCAGAAGCAATACCCCGTCTATCTTGCAGTTTGAAGGGAAAATTTCTTAGTCTGATTTGTTCCAAGGCGAAATCACTAAACGTGATGCgataatgcaacaacaacatttgcatgtattttgtttttgcaatttgataGCTGGAATGCCAAAATGTCAAAGACAACAACAATCGCaagaaa is a genomic window of Anastrepha ludens isolate Willacy chromosome 6, idAnaLude1.1, whole genome shotgun sequence containing:
- the LOC128867498 gene encoding uncharacterized protein LOC128867498: MPNLDIFKRTCTKALQVWKEVDVTQAEVDDEPDEEPEAEEEQLEELPVDEELDCCKVMAELECMKRRIQKLQLRLKTDDVCEPEPCINLEIELSCSNNPEICALQKNHHKLQCQISELISCCNVAKDQIEELRARMCQKSREILDLQKAVCLLETWRNKLQHEFGVCYERFQYLKHVKAEWEDVEKKIEEQKRCYKELEDSFVPKVCFLREKRQFIDEIEELRELLQEMFHMQTSRVDTLEQRMASIETTMK